TACTATTCTTGACATTAAAATTAACTTTATGCAAACATATGTTCTTTTTCGGTGGCATCTCACTGAATTCCAGAAACTTAACTAATATATTGCCTACTTTGATACCCCAATCATCATTTCACTAATCTTTACATTAGGATTGCTGTACCTTCCCTTTTTCTCCATGCTTTTGCCATACTGCACAGCCTTCACAGGGCAGAGGTGGACGCAGGCAAGACATTGGGTGCAGCCTTCTTTCCAGGCTGGCTTTTTGTCTACCTTTATGATTTGGGCGTTGCAGACTTTTTCGCATATGCCGCAGCCTGTGCAGCTGTCTGTGGCGTAGAACTTTTTAATATCCTTGCCACCTTTGTTGAAGCCGGGATTTATTACAGAGGTTAGAATAAAAGGAATCATACCCTTTGTAATTTTAAATACGCCTTTTGTTCTGCTTTCAATTGTTTTGTTTATGTCCTTTAAGGTTTCCTCCGCAGCTGAAAGCTTTTTGTTTTCTACTTCCTTGGAATCTACATTAAACATAATAATATAATTATTTGGCATTTGAAGTGAAAAACCGCTATCTAAGTTTAAGTTCTTTTTGTTAAGCTCTGACTTAAGCACTTTCATTGTATTGCCTATGTTGTCTCCACAGGTTGCTACTGAAAAAGTGTAGTTGTCCTTATAGCCATCTAGCTTCATTTTCCTTATAAAGCTTAAAACCACTTCTGGAGGTCCCCAGGCATAGACAGGATAAACAAAGCCTATGGCTTCATTTTCCTTTAAGCTGTATTTAAAAGAATTTCCTGCTTGGTTCATTTCTGAGGCTATTGAGATTAGCTTTTCGCCATTATACTCTGCAATTTTCTTGGCTGCATATAAAGAGTTTCCGGTACCTGAAAAGTAAAATATCATATTTACACCTACTATATTTATTTTTTAAAAGCGATTTCCCCATCTATCAATACACAGGTGGTTTTAGCCTGAATATCAAAAGGATGCTTATCAAACACAACAATATCCGCATCTTTGTTTACTTCTAAGGAACCTACTCTGTCTGCAATTCCAAGTATTTCTGCTGGGTTTATGGTTATTGCCTTGAGTGCGGCTTCTTCGCTTAGTCCTGCTCTTACTGCTAAAGCAGCGCACATTGGAAGGTGGTGTACAGGAATTACTGGGTGGTCTGTCATTATGGCTATTTTTACACCTGCATTATGTAATACAGCTGCGGTTTCAAAGGTCTTTTCCTTTAGCTCCACCTTGCTTTTGCTGCCAAAGCTTGGGCCAACTATTACTGCTAAGCCTTCCTTTGCTAGTTCGTCTGCAATTAAGTGTCCTTCTGTGCAGTGCTCAAGAGTCATTTTTAAGCCAAACTCCTTTGCAATGCGGATGGCCGTGAATATATCATCTGTTCTGTGGGCATGAGCCTTCACATTTAACTCACCTTTTACAACGGGTATAAGGCTTTCAAGCTTCATATCAAAGCTAGAGTTCTTTTCTTTGTTTTCCATATAGTTTTTTGTTTTAAAAAGGTATTCTCTTAGTATAGCTGCTGTTGCCATTCTGGTTGATGGAGCTTGCTTTTTCGCGTTGTAGCATCTCTTTGGGTTTTCGCCAAAGGCAACCTTCATGGAGGCAGACTTCTGAACTATCATGTTGTCTATTCTTTTGCCCTTTGTTTTAATGGTTGTAAATTGTCCCCCTATAACATTTGCGCTTCCAGGACCTGAGCACACGCAGGTAACTCCATTTTCATAGGCTTCCGGAAAGGCTGTATCAAAAGGGTTGATTGCATCTATAGCTCTAAGCTGTGGAGTTGCTGGATCTGTTATTTCATTTCCATCGTCTCCTTCAAAACCAATACCTTCTTCCCACATGCCTATGTGGCAGTGAGCATCAATTATTCCAGGCATAATAAAGCCGCCCTGTGCATCGATTATTTGGCAGTTTTCAGTAAGGCTTATGTCCTTGCCTACTGCAACAATTTTTCCTTCCTTAACTAAAACTTGTCCATTTTCAATTGGCTCCCCAGCCATTGTAAGTACTGTTCCATTTTTAATTAATATCATTTCATCCACCCCTTATAATTTGTAAATCATATACTATTATATTTCGCTAACAAATAAAGATTCCCTGCTTGCTGCAATATAAGTTAATTAAAAATAATTAAAGGCGGACTTTACTCCGCCTCTTAAGCATACTTGCAGTTTTGAAACCCTGCATTATTTCGTTTCCTTTTTCTTATACAAGCTTTTATAGTCCCCTGAAAACTCAATTCCCGCAGCAGAACATTCATCGCTTAAAATAACACTGCTGCTTTTTTTATCATATAAGATTACTGTAAGCTTTCCCTGAAGAGTTTCTCTGGCTATTGGAACCATGTTGTCGTCTCTAGGTGCAAGCAAGTCAATAAAGTCTTCTTCCTTGTAGACAGCTTCAATTCTAAGCCCATAGTCTTTATTTTCTGTTTCTAAAATTATTTTTTCTTTTTCACAGTTAATTGCAAGTGAGCTTCTGTTTATGGTTGTAAATTTATAAAACCTGCCTTTTGCATGTATTCCTATTAAAAAACCTGTGAAGCTTTTAATTGGAAAGGGTATATGCCCTATAGAGCAGGTAAGGGCTGTTTCCTCCTTTTCAAAGGAGTTTCCTTGAACCCATATGTAGGAATAGGGAAAGGCTTTGCCCCAGTTTTTTTCAATATATACCTTTCCGTCTGTGAAGTCCACATCATTGCCATTAATATTTAGCTTTCCTTCAATATGACCATCCACAGCACAAACCTGACTGTAGCACTGCATAAAGTCTAGGTAATTGTAAAAGCCCATGCTGCCAGGATTAATTGCACTATCGGGCCATTTTATAATATTTTTAAAGACAAGTCTTCCATAAATTTTCTCGCCCTGCTCCTTTAGGTTTAAGTTAATCTCCTTTAGCGAAAATGTACTTCCATTTACCTTTATATTAAATTCATTAGATTTTGCTTCAAACTGCTCTTTCTTAAAGCTCAAATATTTAAAATCAGCTTCATGTCCTTTTACTACCTGAATAAAGCTGTGAGAGTTCTCCTGTTTTTCTGAAAGAAAGATTCCAGGTATGAAGCAATAGGTATATTCTTTATTTGGATCTACTATTTTAAAATACCAGCCTTCGAAAAAATTAGTGTTTTTATCTTTACCATGATATACATCAGGGTTTCTTATAAATTTTAGCATAAGTCACCTCCAGTCTTTATCATTGACTAAAAGAGGTGTTTTATATACTTAGAAGCTGAAACTGCTGCCAAGGAATTTGGTGTCAAATTCATAACAGCTGAATACAAATATATTGATAATGGCTTATTAATAATACTAAAATCTATAGTTTCGTGATTCCTTAGGAGGTATTTTAAAGATGAAAAAGGCTATCGTCACCGGGGCTTCTGGCTTTGTGGGCCAATGGCTCATAAAGGAGCTTGCTTCACAGGATGTTAATGTAATTGCAGTAGTTCGTAACGAGCGTTCCGATATAAGCTCCCTTAGAAAGTTTAATAATGTAAAAATCGTAGCTTGTACTCTCGATGAGATTGATAAGCTTCCTTCAAAAATAACTGAGGAGGACATAGATGTATTCTATCATTTTGCTTGGTCGGGTACTTCCGGCTCTGATAGAGGTGATGTAAAGCTTCAGCTTAGTAATATAGAAGCTGGCTGCTCTGCTGTAAAAGCTGCTGCTGAAATAGGCTGCAGGAAATTTATTAATGCTGGGAGCATTATGGAATATGAGGCAATGCAGTATGTCCCTGCTGATAGCTCAAAGCCTGGGCTTGGCTATATATATAGCACAGCAAAGCAGACAGCAGATTTCATGGCAAAGACTCTGGCGGTTGATTTAAAGTTGCCCTATATAAATGGCATTATTTCAAATATATACGGTCCCGGAGAAAAATCACCTAGGTTTATAAATTCTACTATAAGAAAGTTTTTAAATAAGGAAAAAGTAAGCTTTACTCATGGAGAGCAGATGTACGACTTCATTTACGCTTCTGATGCAGCTAGAGCCTTTTATATGATTGGAGAAAAAGGAAAGCCTTATACAAGCTACTATATAGGCAATCCTTCGCCTGAGCCTCTTAAAAATTATGTTATAGCCATAAGAAATATAATTGATAAAGCTATTGAACTTAATTTCGGTGAAATACCCTTTCAGGGTGCTTTACTAAAATATGATGAGTTTGATACAAAAAAATTGCTAAGGGAATTTGGATTTGAGTCGGAAGTAGCTTTTGAGGAAGGCATTAGAAGAACATCAACTTGGCTTCAAAATTAGCAAGAATAATACTAGACAAAATAAAATAATGTTGAGGGATAAAAATGAGTGCATTTTCGTTTGAAGAGACAAGGTTTAAAGGAGTATATTTAATTACCTCATTTTCAACAGAAGATAACAGAGGGTATTTTGTTAAAGACTTTGAAAAATCCATATTTGAAGAAAATGGGCTTGATATAGACTTTTATGAAAGCTTTGAGTCTTTTTCCTGGAGGAATGTTATACGTGGACTTCACTTTCAAACCAGCGAACCTCAGGCAAAGCTGGTACGTGCAGTGACAGGCAGTATTTTTGATGTTATTGTGGACCTGCGTAAAGGTTCTGAAACCTTTGGACAATGGGCTGGCTTTTATTTATCGCAAGGAAACAGAAGAAGCCTTTTTATTCCAAAGGGCTTTGCACATGGCTTTTGCGTGCATTCTGATACCGCTATAGTTTCCTATAAATGCGTAGGCAAGTATCATAAGGGTTCTGACAGCGGAATTGTATGGAATGATAAGGATATCTCTATTGACTGGGAGATTGAAAAACCTATCGTTTCAGAAAGAGACCGCTCCTTATTGACTTTCAAAGGATTTATTGAGAAGTTTCAAGCATTATAAAAATAAGCTAGCGGCTAAATGCCACTAGCTTTAACTTTAGTTTATTTTAAAGGATATTCTCCCAAACCTCGCAGCCTTCAAAAGGATTAGCTGTTCCTACATACAAGTGTCCATTGGTTGACTTAAATAAAAGTCTGGCTCCATAGTTGTCTTGGTTGCCGAAGCCATTGCTGGTAACGGACTCCCAACTTATTCCGTCTGATGATTTTAATAAGTCGAAGCCGCTGTAAGGGCTGGAAGATGGAAGTCGAAGCACCTTGAAAAATACAACAAGCCAGTCAAAGGTACCTAAATATAGCTCTCCGTTATACTCCACAAGCTGCCAGCAGTAAAGGTTGAAGAAGTTACCTGCGCCAGATGGAAGCAGACTTATAGGTGTACCTCTAGGTCCTGGTGTTGTTGGAACTGTGGGCTGATAAGGTTGTCCACCAATAACTAATTCCCATCTGTCATCTTTGTTTATTCTAATTAAATCGAAAGGCTTGAAAGCCTCAAGGCTAAAGAGATTTTGAGCAAAAAGCGGGAACATAATAGCACCTACATAGAGATGATCCTTAAAAACTCCTAAGGTAAGCGGTATCATATTAATGGAGTCTCCAGCACCTTTATCAATTACTAGCTTCCATCCATTAACAGCTGGTTCAGTTCCTATAGTCCTCCAAAGTTCAAAGCCTTCTTCAGTAGTATTTCCAGCATAGATATGCCCATTGAAGCTTTCCATTATTGCAATTTGACCTGTAGGGTTTCTATTTGGATCAAAATTGTCGGAATTTGAATCTGCTGTTACTCTAAGCCAGTTTCCCTGTGGGAAGCCTGCTGTTGGCGGAATATATTCATAGATAAAAGCTTCTTGAGTTGAAGCCCCTTCAGCTACAGTTGACATATAAAGCTTTCCATTTGTGTGAATTACCATAGACCTTGTGGAGGTTCCCTCAAGAACATCATTAGGCATTTCAATCCAGTTTAGTCCATCAACTGATCTATAAACCTTTACTTTCGGAGAAGAAAATGCACCGGCGTAAAGTGCTGTACGTCCCTGTGGGTCGGTGTATCTAATCATAAATCTGAAGCCTGATACACCTTCAGGTGCTTTAAAAACTCTAGTCCAACCAGCGTTTGGAAGAGCTTTGTTATAGCGCCAAATTTCTGCTCTGTTGTCTACAGGGTCGGGTACAATATCTTCTGGTATTTGAAAGCCAGGTATTCTTCTCTGTATGGCCAATAATACACCGTACAGAATGTTTCTGCCTGTACCTACATAAAGATATTCCCCAAGCTCAGACATTGACCAGGCGTAGTTGTTTTGCATGGCATTGTTTTTATCTGTGTCAAAGCCGTTTATTGGTGTGATTTTGTTAAAGTTATCTAGAGGCATATTGTCATCTCCATTAAAAATATTAGAAGCTTGTCCAACTTCTAATACACAATATGCTAGACTTATAAATTTGACTATTTCTGTGTTCTAATTTTTATCATAAGTTAAAAATTCCTTAGTATCCAATTCATATGTACAAGCATAGTATTTAATGAACAGGGCTCTAAGCAATAAATTTGAATACATATGAAAATATGAAAATAAAAAACAAAAAGAGAGGTAAGAAAATGAAAGCAGTAATACTATGCGGTGGGAAAGGCACCAGAATGAAGGAAGAAACAGAATATAAACCTAAGCCACTTGTTGAAGTTGGGGACAAGCCAATGATTTGGCATATAATGAAAATCTATTCTCATTATGGGATAAATGATTTCATTTTGTGTTTAGGTTATAAAGGCTATATGCTTAAACAATATTTTAAGGATACGCTTTGGATAAATAATGACTGTACTATGCAGACTAGTAAAAGTCCAAGCAGTATTGAGTATCATACTACAGATAAAAACAATGAAAAGTGGAAGGTTACTTTAGTGGATACAGGCTCAAACAGTTTAACAGCTACCAGATTAAAAAAAATACAAAAGTATATTGATGAGGAGGATTTCTTCATGACCTATGGAGATGGCCTTAGCAATGTAAATATTAGAGGCCTTTTAGATTATCATAAGAGAATGGGAAAGACTGTTACACTTACTGGCATTCATCCTGAATCCTCCTATGGAATTATTGATGTGAAAGATGGCTTAGCAAAAAGCTTTATTGAAAAACCCAAAACTGCTGACACTGTTAACGGAGGCTTTATGGTTATGAATAAAAAAGTGTTTAATTATATCCCGGAAGAAGACTGCATGTTTGAGGAAGCACCTATGAGAAAAATTGCAGCTGCTGGAGAATTGGCAGTTTTTAATCATGAGGGCTTCTGGACTGCTATAGATACTATTAAGGATATTGAAAGAGTTAATAATTTATGGGACAAGGGTGAAAGACCATGGAAAGTATGGGAATAGAAAATTCAAAGGATTTGCTTTCAATATACAAGGACAAAACTGTCCTTGTAACTGGACACACAGGCTTTAAGGGCTCCTGGCTTTCTATATGGCTTCAAGTTCTTGGCGCTAAGGTTATAGGATATGGCTTGGACCCTATTTCAAATGAGGACAATTTTTCTGTTTCACATTTATCGGAAAAAATTACAGACATTAGAGGAGATATAAGAGATTCTCAAAAGCTGCAGCTTGTGTTTGACACCTATAAGCCTGAGATAGTTTTTCATCTTGCTGCCCAGCCTATAGTTAGGCTGTCCTATGAAAATCCTAGGGAAACCTATGAAACTAATGTGATTGGGACTTTAAATGTTTTGGAGGGTATTAAAAACTATCCTTCTGTTAAGGTTGGAGTAATGATTACAACAGACAAGTGCTATGAGAATCTAGAGCAAATTTGGGGCTATAAAGAGACAGATGCTCTGGGTGGATACGACCCCTACAGCTCCAGTAAGGCTTGCGCAGAATTATTGATTGCCTCCTATAGAAGCTCCTATTTTAATCCAAAGGATTTTACGACCCATGGCAAGGTTATTTCAAGCGTTCGTGCTGGAAATGTTATAGGCGGTGGAGATTGGCAAAAGGACAGGATAATACCTGACTGCATTAGGGCTTTATTAAAAAATGAGCATATTGAGCTGCGAAATCCTAGTGCAGTTCGCCCATGGCAGCACGTGCTTGAGCCGCTCTACGGATATATGCTTCTGGGTGCTAAAATGTATAAGCATGGAACTCTCTATTCCGGCTCCTGGAACTTTGGACCTGATTATGAATCTATCGTGACTGTAGAAACAGTTGTAAATAAGCTTGTTAACAAATGGGGAAGCGGTACTTGGAAGGATATTTCTAAAGAGCAAAAGCCTCATGAAGCAAATATACTAAGGCTTGACTGCACAAAGGCAAAGGTTTATTTAAAATGGCAGCCAAAGCTTAATATAGATGAGGCTATTGACTATACTGCTGAATGGTATAAAAACTATAAAACTCAGAATCCTTATGATTTGTGCGTTAAACAAATAAAGCTTTATGAAAATCTTTTGGGGATGGATTAAGGAGGCCTGGAATGAAAAGCAAGAAAATAATTATAAATAGTACTCTTAATGTTAATCCTCGTCTTAAGGAGGATACACAGAGACTAACCAAGGAATGGATTGACAAGAGAATTGATATTTTCTACGATTACACACTCAAGAGCTTAAAAGCTCAAACCAATCAAAACTTCACCTGCTACCTTCGCTATGACGATACCACTGAAGCTTTTGTTCTTGATGCCTTAGACAAACATGAAAAGCTTCCTGACAATGTTAAATTTATTCAGACTACAAAATATGAT
The genomic region above belongs to Clostridium swellfunianum and contains:
- the rfbC gene encoding dTDP-4-dehydrorhamnose 3,5-epimerase, with protein sequence MSAFSFEETRFKGVYLITSFSTEDNRGYFVKDFEKSIFEENGLDIDFYESFESFSWRNVIRGLHFQTSEPQAKLVRAVTGSIFDVIVDLRKGSETFGQWAGFYLSQGNRRSLFIPKGFAHGFCVHSDTAIVSYKCVGKYHKGSDSGIVWNDKDISIDWEIEKPIVSERDRSLLTFKGFIEKFQAL
- a CDS encoding tocopherol cyclase family protein translates to MLKFIRNPDVYHGKDKNTNFFEGWYFKIVDPNKEYTYCFIPGIFLSEKQENSHSFIQVVKGHEADFKYLSFKKEQFEAKSNEFNIKVNGSTFSLKEINLNLKEQGEKIYGRLVFKNIIKWPDSAINPGSMGFYNYLDFMQCYSQVCAVDGHIEGKLNINGNDVDFTDGKVYIEKNWGKAFPYSYIWVQGNSFEKEETALTCSIGHIPFPIKSFTGFLIGIHAKGRFYKFTTINRSSLAINCEKEKIILETENKDYGLRIEAVYKEEDFIDLLAPRDDNMVPIARETLQGKLTVILYDKKSSSVILSDECSAAGIEFSGDYKSLYKKKETK
- a CDS encoding EFR1 family ferrodoxin (N-terminal region resembles flavodoxins. C-terminal ferrodoxin region binds two 4Fe-4S clusters.); amino-acid sequence: MIFYFSGTGNSLYAAKKIAEYNGEKLISIASEMNQAGNSFKYSLKENEAIGFVYPVYAWGPPEVVLSFIRKMKLDGYKDNYTFSVATCGDNIGNTMKVLKSELNKKNLNLDSGFSLQMPNNYIIMFNVDSKEVENKKLSAAEETLKDINKTIESRTKGVFKITKGMIPFILTSVINPGFNKGGKDIKKFYATDSCTGCGICEKVCNAQIIKVDKKPAWKEGCTQCLACVHLCPVKAVQYGKSMEKKGRYSNPNVKISEMMIGVSK
- the rfbF gene encoding glucose-1-phosphate cytidylyltransferase; translation: MKAVILCGGKGTRMKEETEYKPKPLVEVGDKPMIWHIMKIYSHYGINDFILCLGYKGYMLKQYFKDTLWINNDCTMQTSKSPSSIEYHTTDKNNEKWKVTLVDTGSNSLTATRLKKIQKYIDEEDFFMTYGDGLSNVNIRGLLDYHKRMGKTVTLTGIHPESSYGIIDVKDGLAKSFIEKPKTADTVNGGFMVMNKKVFNYIPEEDCMFEEAPMRKIAAAGELAVFNHEGFWTAIDTIKDIERVNNLWDKGERPWKVWE
- the rfbG gene encoding CDP-glucose 4,6-dehydratase, whose translation is MESMGIENSKDLLSIYKDKTVLVTGHTGFKGSWLSIWLQVLGAKVIGYGLDPISNEDNFSVSHLSEKITDIRGDIRDSQKLQLVFDTYKPEIVFHLAAQPIVRLSYENPRETYETNVIGTLNVLEGIKNYPSVKVGVMITTDKCYENLEQIWGYKETDALGGYDPYSSSKACAELLIASYRSSYFNPKDFTTHGKVISSVRAGNVIGGGDWQKDRIIPDCIRALLKNEHIELRNPSAVRPWQHVLEPLYGYMLLGAKMYKHGTLYSGSWNFGPDYESIVTVETVVNKLVNKWGSGTWKDISKEQKPHEANILRLDCTKAKVYLKWQPKLNIDEAIDYTAEWYKNYKTQNPYDLCVKQIKLYENLLGMD
- a CDS encoding NAD-dependent epimerase/dehydratase family protein, with the translated sequence MKKAIVTGASGFVGQWLIKELASQDVNVIAVVRNERSDISSLRKFNNVKIVACTLDEIDKLPSKITEEDIDVFYHFAWSGTSGSDRGDVKLQLSNIEAGCSAVKAAAEIGCRKFINAGSIMEYEAMQYVPADSSKPGLGYIYSTAKQTADFMAKTLAVDLKLPYINGIISNIYGPGEKSPRFINSTIRKFLNKEKVSFTHGEQMYDFIYASDAARAFYMIGEKGKPYTSYYIGNPSPEPLKNYVIAIRNIIDKAIELNFGEIPFQGALLKYDEFDTKKLLREFGFESEVAFEEGIRRTSTWLQN
- a CDS encoding amidohydrolase, with product MILIKNGTVLTMAGEPIENGQVLVKEGKIVAVGKDISLTENCQIIDAQGGFIMPGIIDAHCHIGMWEEGIGFEGDDGNEITDPATPQLRAIDAINPFDTAFPEAYENGVTCVCSGPGSANVIGGQFTTIKTKGKRIDNMIVQKSASMKVAFGENPKRCYNAKKQAPSTRMATAAILREYLFKTKNYMENKEKNSSFDMKLESLIPVVKGELNVKAHAHRTDDIFTAIRIAKEFGLKMTLEHCTEGHLIADELAKEGLAVIVGPSFGSKSKVELKEKTFETAAVLHNAGVKIAIMTDHPVIPVHHLPMCAALAVRAGLSEEAALKAITINPAEILGIADRVGSLEVNKDADIVVFDKHPFDIQAKTTCVLIDGEIAFKK